tcggggacctggctggttcccgcagctgaggcttcagcttcttccaagtttatccactcttgggccctgttaaggaattcgttgaccgagctgactcccttcctctgaatatccttccataggtctcctccgacaaggattccggttctcatggccatgagcttagagctatcatccgcgtctctagcttgAGCAGCGACGTTTGCAAATCTACTCAGGTAGGCTTTCAAAGTCTCACCGGACTGCTGTCTcacattggccagggagtcggcatgagaggctcggaatgccctcttgaagtcggccAAGAAGGCCTTCcaagagctgattgactgttttttactttgcttgaaccactgtctggcaggtcctgtcagtgtggaggggaagatcaagcatctcagctctgggccaatattatgggccatcattagggtgttgaacatccctaaatggtctgacagatctccgtccccgttgaactttgataagtgaggcatacggaaaccagatgggtatgccgtcgctgctatgttgggggtgaagagttccatctcgtctcccgaatcatattcgtctttttccttttctgacaggagcttcctcatcagttcctccatctgagttaggcgtcgagggtttggtcttgagatccttggttattccgaggctgttcaacagctccggatccattgtacatattaggtgggttattgcccctcctatcttgagataggttgtttgggacattccctccgttacgtacttcggatcgggcccccccgagcgagcctgactaccatctctagctcgatcctctctgtgagagttgaggtgatctcgaaggtcgcctccctgggtggtctggtggctttgtgccgaacttagtcgctgacgtaggtctcctccagagagatcactccggcgactgccggtccaatgactcctgctggataggcttggagtccgtctttggtggtgaggacctgagctttcttccggcgccctgctacgccgggaaggtcccgctgatggtgggtttctcctactactcccgtaagctgggatgtctcggacgggccgaggaggagacggatatctgatcggagatggaggatgcctgactagagaagcgatcctggttccgtctggacggatcaaatttggtgggggcctttcggccctgccaacttgctggtcccgcgccgggcgatctggacggggcgcaggacggtcttcggggatgggctgacatcgtgggccctccccggatctccttcgggaatttcctcgagctctcctgggtgtcctcgaggaaggttgagagctaggagttgacgtcttgaccgaacggctgtattgctgttgtccggtcccaggcatttccccgaagtttgcgtctcgatggtgcgatgaaggggtggagttggctggcGGAAGCCTATTCGAATGGCtacgcctggaccggttaccccggcgagacttaggagcctcaccttgcctctctccaacgttaacgtcggttgtgagagggggtaatcgggccaggatatcctggattttcTAGCTGgccgttgctaactggctcctcagttgagcgttctccatctccaccgcagtataataacacgggttcggattaggtggccggggcgccgaactacctgtatcgtcttggcccgccggctgctttcctggccgctgctggacttcaggaatttgttcatgagggatggcggtatgatgagcctcctgcccatcatgctgttctgtctcgttgccatgcctggatcgagtagtcaccatagttggatgtttgtagcagcactaaccgaacttgctctcaataaaagcaccaaactgttgacgcggtttttcgtcaacaggaaattaagagaagaagagaaggggattagtgctaaatgcgAACCGTAACAAATATAAGAACTTAGAGagtgaaataggtgactcaagacacgtttttaagtggttcaaaggttaaaatccttctactccactagtcaatattattcatatattctgggtatttggttacaaagtatatctctccagagacccttttttcccaacccttatcaactcccagggtctccatatttataggagagggcacctggaagttggtaaggaggtcatcctgtgaccttcctatttgtcatatcaactctgggacattcatgattaattcctaaacctgacacataagtatggtcaaatcgatagataaggagataatgggccgcacggcccaacacagccgtgggtgtctgaacacgcacgttcctgcagtgtgtccgagaagtcagggagatatcggacacgtgatgtcagatatatgcacgtttatcttgcgtgtgttgactttacaagaggtcatggcctccatatctagctcgtaccacgagctgtgcatctgacccgaccttcggcctttcgattccttgctccagtcttgggagtcttggtgagtccttgaggattcctcgagctaaggggggcgacctcaagacaggagctccgaccTAGGGGaagtttatggactaaccatgattagtccgaagctcggcctgctaatcagcccgtgggaaaaccagggcgtacaataaATATTATAGATGAATACGTTATATAGTATTTGTTTatcgagattttcggaaactatattaataaaaagtaagcgaaattaatgatatggaatttagaagatataaacaagatttttacgtggttggggcgtcaataagccttagtccacgaaacagttgtattagagcttggaaagttcctaacaatggagtttctctctacgttttagcagagtaactgtatacaagccaaAGAGAAGTCctttctccagtgctctgtcacctgtatttataggctcacaggagcaccGGGCTTGGGTcaggctgacccgggcccaagaAGGATATAAATACCCatggcttctctatcggaagcccaatacaaatgataaaaatataaaagacaaagaATGATCAAAGCCCACTAGCCCAGCCCAAAGCCTATATTTCGCCCaacaaaatggggcttttggtctgggcattccgagttacgaggcagattcaggggacaaaatcaATCAGTGTAGTagcagcgcaggtctgaaccagcggcgtgcaatcccgaggtggccttttccgcaggtgaaaagtggggacaacccccacgcgtcatggggcggcttcagggtcacggatgctttttcctgccaaccctgaggacttgacccgggttcgtttacctctgtctcTCTTCGTTTACCATTGGCCCGGATCGTTCACACAGGTCCTAGATCGCTTATCAGGCCCCGGGACCATTTTGCATACCTGTCGGCCGTAACCCCAAACAGCTATATGTCTCCGGGATGACAGTCCCGGATCATCCTTCCTGAACACCGTCCGGGTCTAGACCCACACTTGGGCCGTCGTCGTCGATCGCTCCCTGCCAAGCGGACCTGGGCTGGGCCTAGCCTCCAATTACCCAGTtagtgggcctggaccaccgtcccgggcccaaggcaggaaatggggataacattatTAAATGCCAACTATTGTAGgctaaaaatacaataaatattGTAGGCTAAATaataaatgttataataaatattgtAGTGAATACATTATATAGTATCAAAGGTCAGTTATTGTAGGCTTGAAAATAACTAATAATCAGTAATATTTATGACTGACTAATTTCTATTTTTGAAAATGTCACTTTTAAtactttctaataaagttatttgACCACATACACTTATAAGTAATATTATATTCTTCGTTTAATAACTGGACATGATGTTCGTTAAAAGCgtttattatgttatgtgataaattattaaattgttaCTATCTATACTGAGTTGACGGAGTTTATTGGTATACTTTTCTATGTCTTTAGGTACGTTCATATATTCCTGGTATTTTTAGTTTATAAGAACTTCTTATATATAggttataattaattataaaaatagttGTTTTTATAGATACGAAAAAGATTTGGATTTTGAGAATAAAATTTATATTCATATGATAGTGGAGTGTAGATGTAATATTTTTTCTGAAACTGCAATTCTTTTCCAATTTTCATTGGTAGCTGGAAATAACACAAGGCTTGCTGAGATAGTACATACATACCTCTTACCTTCAGCCATTGGTTGAAGCAGAATATTGACCGCATCAGCATTTTCACCAGAAACTTCAGTGGAATTTCCTAAACCAGATTATTGATGTACTTGGTTATCATAGTGTTACCATCATAGATAAACAACAGAATATTAAGTTGCTGCAGATGTCAAACCATGAGAAGTTGAAAAGGGTATGTTGTAATTGGCTTGTTGTACTAGACGTGACACTTCTTTCTCAATCTTCAAAACTGAGACTTTACCAGCAGTGTCTCTAAGTAGAGTAAAAGCGTACATAAATGGACTTTGCTACAGAACAGCGAAAGAGGTAATCTCTTGTTGGAGATGGTGCAGTACTTTGAGATAATGCCTTGTTTTCAATGTCCCAAACCTATGATTTTCCTTGTATAAACCTACTTACAAAGTGCTATACAAAGTGCAAATAAGAGACTTGCCTCAGTGCAGTTCTTCAAGTTACATGAAAGAACTGATTATGCAAAAACATAATCCTCCTCATCACCATCAAATGTCTTAGGCCCACCGCAAAGGAAAACGCTAAAGGTGCCTGTATGTAGTACTGGACACCACACTAATACAATCATGAGGTCCACATgataatttaaacaaaacaaagtacCCCATAGAAATGGTCAACTGCAAATGAATGCTAATAAGAACAGTACAGTAAAAATTTACACAGCACATGCACGTATAGTAAGCTAAAAAAACTGCATAGAGAGTAGATCAAAGATAATTCCATTAATAATCTAGGCCATACATTGGAGGCTTAAAGCCTGTTTCAGTAAGTTTTATAATTTATTCCCAACTTCACACAAAAGACTAGCAAGGAATGAACACATGCAGTTTCAGAGAATTCAAGTAAATTATTTTGCATATCAAGGTATGAGTACCGTATAAGAAACCAATAAAGTAGTGTGTGTTTGTGTGTGTTATATCTTTTTCTTGTTCTTCTCCAAATATTGGTAGCTTCGCTGGAAGTTAAGAACTGCCCAAACCAAGTGCCATAAACCCAACTCTGGCCACAGAGCAGCAGGTGAGTACAGTGGACAGTTGGCAGTCTGCCAAAGAAGGAAATTACTCAGACGGTTTTCGCCTGAACTTCTTATCACAATGTCTGGATCAGGCACTACAGCCATGTACATGTGCTTCTCTATATCCACCAACTTTATAGTAGGAATATTCATTTGCTTCTCACACACTTCATTGCAAGGCTCAGCTGCATGATCCTTAGGCTTATCTTCATGTTCTTCAAGCTCATGAACAACTAAACCATTCATCTTCTTATCAACGCTGTCCTTGCTTGTTTGAATTTCGTATTTTTTGGATTTGCAGGATTCTTGAATGGCATGCACGATTTCATCACATGACGTATAAGCCACACAAATTAAAAGACTGCCTTTGTTGTTTTTGGCAGTAGCTTTCATCACTTTCTCAGCAGCAACTCTCACAGGCTCACTCAGCAGTTTCAAGTTACCAATTAAATATACTCGAATACGATGTCGGTGCACAATGCTGTCATGTTCCAAAATCCTCTCAAACTTTTCCTGAAACAGATCCATTAAATTCTCAACTTCTTCAGGGCTTCTCTTGAAATTGTCAATGCTAAAGGCATATACTGTTACATACTTCACTCCCAACTCATAGCAGTACCCAAGCATGGTGACCATCGATGAATACCCTGCTTTATGGCCAGCTATTGTGGCCTCGTTCTGCTTCTTGGCGAACCTTCGGTTACCATCCATGACGAAGGCGATGTGTTCAGGCACTGGACCAACAGATATAACCCTGAACAAACATTTCACTACAAATATAGCCAATCCTTTCAATAGTTGGTCTATCATTCCACTCATTGTCTCCATACTATAATCTTCAGTCTGCACCCAGAAAGAAAAATGAGATTAATATTATTATCATGTACCTGATCATGAGAGTTGAGTGGATATGTAGATTTAGAACCATTTCGAAACAGTACAATAATAAATAAGTTACAATGATGAGCAGGAAAAAGAATTGGAGACATGGAAATGTAACGTTTAGTTCTTCATTTTTGTTACTAGAGTTTCTCAGCCACAACAGCATAGGGTAGGGAGGTTTATGTAAGTAATATTAATACAACAcaactatttatttttattaattttgcaTTTAAGTTTGTTGTATTAGCTGACTAAGGAAAAGTCAGCTAATACAACAAACTAGGACAGTAGCACAGAGGGATCAAGATTTGGAGTGAATGGGTTTGTAAATGAGCCAAACCTCAATCAATCAAGTTGGTAAGAGTGACCAAGCCTCCCCCTGCAGTTTTAGTCACTTTCATGGCTATGAAAGAAAAAGACCCTTTAAGGTATTTTCTCAAACAAATTGTTTGCAATCATATTACATTACATCTAAGAGAATGAAGAGTAGGAGCATGAATGAGATTGAGAAGAGAGTGTTTTGTTGTGAAAGAAAGGAGCAAAATTTAATTGAACACAAAAATGTTTcctaatatcattaattattaaCACtcaaaaaatagaaaagggaataaATGCAATTGGATTCTATAGAGTGCAGTGAATATGGTAGTGAAATAAATAAAGGTGGTGTCTTTGGGCAATGTGAGTTTGACTGTGTGGTAGTCACTGAAACCTAATCAtaacaatgaatcaactaattcaaataaataaatgaaatccAAATTGATGAGGAAATTCATACCAAAGTGAAAGATTTATATAAAGAAACTGATGCATAAAACTAACTTACAGATGATGATGATATGAGATGAGTTTGCtgagaaaaaggaaaagaaggaaacTTGGGAATAGCAAAGGaagaatatgcatatatatatatatatatagaaaagacCCAGGTGAACTCGAAGGTGAAGCACCATGGATATGGAGGGAGAAAGGTGAATCAGCTTCAATATTCATCAATACAGTCATTAGAATAATAAGTTGAGAATAAAAATATGAGAGGTCAGACAGAGGGATGAGTGAGTTTTAATTTATAGCATTTAATTAGCGGGAAACCACATGCTAAAGATTCCCTTATTCTATATCAAAATACACGTGCTTTTGGCATTGTGTTTTTCTCCGTTATCTGTTTGGACACTATGTTTttataaattactttttgaattctatattttgtaaaattgttaaaatagaatcttaaactcaattttgataaagaaaatattgaatataacaacatagtttttaagcagaataattttatttttgttctgaattgttagtttggtaaattatttgtgattttagttgagaaaacatttaggattttattttaattattttacaaaacgtagggtccaaaaagtaatttgtcaaaacacatggtccaaacaggtaatgaaaaaaaacagggtccaaaaaagtataaacccttataataattatatttattcagattctttttataaataaatatttatagatTATGGAGAATTTaatcaaaaatagttttttggtGCGTTTTTTATTTATATTCGTGTATAGTAAAGTTATTTAGAAAATcttgtaaatttttaaaatattctgaataatttacagtactgaaaacaaGGTTAAAACACATTAttttccacgcgtataaaaaaataGTCACACGTGCAATAAgtttgaaccttattttcggtactgtaaattattcgaaattttctaaaaatttgtaagatgctttaaataactataatataaacggtcataaaaaaaaattcacgcAAAGAACTATTCATAGGATGCAAACAAAAAGAGGTATTATGAGTTCGCACCATAGAAATACACGTAGATTGTTTATATCTTCTAAGGTAGTTTTTTAGTGTCTgagataattataattataatttttttatatataattgtatatattgtagttataataaatattttattaattttctaCAAATTTTGAATGATTTATTGTGATATAATTTGTTATGCgtgattataaaaaaaaaaaaatcatgtttgcAACTACTAGATAATTATCTAATCTTTTACtggttttcaaaaaaaatttaaaagtcaATATCATATTTTTCCGTATGAAATTTACAAAGAAAAAAACAACATATATTTTTGGGGTATATcaacatcaaaaaaaaaaaattaactaaaacaaactaaaatcatatttttaaatcaaatttaaaagtATATTGTTTTAGGACATGTGTGGTACAGTTGTAGATAATGCAACAATCAGTTATAGCTGTACTGTAGTAATTGaaacattaaattatttaatatttaataaattataaatttaaaaggATTGTGATTTGGAAAAGTTGCATGTGAGTTTCTAGTAAATTATATGATTAAATTTATGTTAAATTTtaaaatactatatatatatatagcacaaTTTTTCTTataagggcttcactttaagttttACTGGTGaagctctcagtgtttctcgactcgtgaatggttttcggcgtgattttttttatgattgtgtatatttTAGCtgtttagagcattctgcaaattttcagaaaattctgaatagtttacagtactgaaaattaAGTTCAAACATACTGTTGttcgcgtgactaattttttttatgagcgCAGAAAGCAatatgtttgaatctagttttcggtactgtaaattattcgga
The genomic region above belongs to Humulus lupulus chromosome 1, drHumLupu1.1, whole genome shotgun sequence and contains:
- the LOC133812934 gene encoding dehydrodolichyl diphosphate synthase 6-like — translated: METMSGMIDQLLKGLAIFVVKCLFRVISVGPVPEHIAFVMDGNRRFAKKQNEATIAGHKAGYSSMVTMLGYCYELGVKYVTVYAFSIDNFKRSPEEVENLMDLFQEKFERILEHDSIVHRHRIRVYLIGNLKLLSEPVRVAAEKVMKATAKNNKGSLLICVAYTSCDEIVHAIQESCKSKKYEIQTSKDSVDKKMNGLVVHELEEHEDKPKDHAAEPCNEVCEKQMNIPTIKLVDIEKHMYMAVVPDPDIVIRSSGENRLSNFLLWQTANCPLYSPAALWPELGLWHLVWAVLNFQRSYQYLEKNKKKI